Below is a genomic region from Alosa alosa isolate M-15738 ecotype Scorff River chromosome 24, AALO_Geno_1.1, whole genome shotgun sequence.
AAACCTCCTTAATACGATCAAGAATACTCACATAATTAGCAACATAACATGATAATGTTTACTAACGTTTTGCTGTTTCTAGAGGGGAGTATGGTTAGGATAAGAATAAGGTAGTGTGAGTATTTTGTGGAAACAGCAATGTTTTCCTTATTCCATGTGtgtgatcagagagagagagaatgtgtcaCAGGCGTCACAATTGGATTCCTATAATGATACCCACTCATCAGTCCCCACACCCCACCTTAGACAAACATCCAGGTACTCTGAAATATTTAAAATCACACTCATTCTGTTATAAAATAACTGCACACAGATGTAAAAAATACACACTTTTATGTCTACTTTCACAAGTAAACATCCATTCCAACCTATACACATACtttaaaaataatacatttttaccttgcctgtacacacacacactctcccttttatctctttatctctctctcgctcacacacacaattcacagtGAACACATGttgaaatcaaatcaaaataaGCTGGTGGCAAAACATCCCAAAACTCAGTTTAAAAAAGCAATATGACAAATCAGTCCAATATTTATAACTggatttattttatattaaccTTATATTAAAAATATCTTTACCTCTCACTCTGTTGTTATGGAAACAGAAAGAATACATTTAGTTTACGAGTAATGACTGAATAAATCCACATTACCAACAGATAAACTTACAAGTTAAAACATATACTAACAGAATACAATAGATCAGAGCAGCTCTTTCTTCTTAGAATATGACAAATAGATATCTCAAAGTTGTATTTTTTGCTTGAGCACAtctaacaaaaaacaacaaagaaaGGAAACTAGAGACCCTTTCCCTCCATGCTGGCTCGAGGCTATGGGTAAAGCTGATCACAAGGCTCAGAGTGCAACTGAATGAGTGTCCTTCGTGGCTTAGGGTACCTTAGTGTCCCTGCTACTGCTGGGCTCAGAGTTAGGTGAGATGACAATGATCCAGAGTTATGGAGTCTGGGGGTAGAGAGGTGAGTGCAGCCCAGAGGGCAAACATACGCattcacatctacacacatgtacaagcaCACATGCCCAAACGACGcgacacatacatacgcatgcatgcatgcatttacatgcacatgcacatcgcgcacgcacgcacgcacacacacacacacacacacacacacacacacacacacagacgtacaatTCCCACCCCATGCAAACAGTAACATACTCTCTTACTCATGCAAACAGTAACATATTTTGTGTATTTTCCCATCAGATAGATAAACATATTACAGATATAATACCAGACATTATATTATATCTGTAAGAGTATAGAGAGgacaggactctctctctcttaccccccTCTTCCTCAGATATGAGAGCTGGAGTGTGAGTGTTGGGGAGTGAGCTGACCTCGATGGACCCCGTGGCGGATCTCTGTGGTGGCGCTGTTGGCCAGTGTAAGCAGGGACCGTACGCAAGCTCGGTAACGGGTGGACATGGTATTGTACAAAAGCGGGTTGATGGCGGCGCTCAGGTAGAAGAGCACAAAGGAAACCAGGTTCAGGTACTGGGACACAGTGTAGAGCTCAGGACTGGAGTCGGCCGAAACAGAGAAGAGGGTCCGGCCAACGTGGAAGGGTAGCCAACACAGAACAAATGCCACCACTATCACcactgaaaaagaaagagaaggagagactcAGAGAAATTCTGCACTGTGGGATCATGGTCAGGAAAATTATCTTCATGGGATTTCATAGAATACAGAAAATCAAGTGAAAAAAGTGATAGACAAATTTATTACATCATCTATATTGCCTAGTAACGGGGGCGCTGGCCAGATGCGCCACTCCATTTGGCCTATTTTTGTTTGATTATTTTCTAATATTTACATAACTTGATTTACATATTTTTCTGATTTGTATATTTTATTCCTTAACATATCCACTCGTTCATTGTTTGTGTTGCCCCAGCAATTACAAGTGTAAAGAAAAAGGAATCATCTGCGAAAATGGACATAAACAACAAAAAGGTAGCCTACTTTTAAACATGCCAACTGGCAGCGCACTAACTCTTGCTGGTGAGCGCTCATCTGACATTGGAGATCGTCTTTTGGGTATGCCTATATCGGACTTGTCACAACATTTTAAGACATGTAAAGGGTTTGGTTTTGTTCACATAAATGCTAGGAGCCTTTTGCCAGATGGACATTTAAAATATGTGGGTTAATGACTCCAACCCTGACGTCATTGTCATTTCAGAAACTTGGTTGAATACCAATGTTAAGGACTCAGATATTTCCCTTTATGGTTATAATATTTGTATAACTGATAGAGTTAAATGGGGTGGTGGCGTAGCTATTTATGTTAGAAACAGTTTAAGCTTCTCTATAAGTGTATCCACCTCTGTCCCGGGTCAATTTGATTTATTAGccattatcacccggagagaagaaatactcttttctgattggctggtggggtggctattaattctgaataacaggacagcgttccatatcaatgcttaggaatggtaactataacaaccatagtagaaCGACGGTtgcagcgctctagaatctttggttgcaggcttcgcaacaatggaatcaactgtatacAAGCTAActgggccaacgaaagttgtacaacaagctgaactaatgagcttctttttaaacagaaccgcgtgtttcctttgctttacagtggcaatcgggtgataagcgggataacggccttcgaggtgtgtccagttaggcctatacggaattaatggactcgggcggaggcaactttttttgcccctcgtccattaattccgtataacaggacacctcggcggccgctATCCCTTACTTAGCGTAAAACTCATGGCTGTTCTCTGGTTATTGTGGACGTTTACCGTCCACCCTCTGCCAATCCTGATGCACTACATAGTCTCTCAGAGCAATTTACTTCTCTAGATAATTCTGAAGCTGTCATTTTAGGGAATCTTAACCTAGATTGGATGTCTCCAACAGCTGATGACTTAAAACTGTGTGTAATGAGTTAAAGgaggtgtgatattgacctaaagtgtattgaaacatgataccgagtgtgaacgtatgtctcatagcccatctcggcttgtcccctgcactccaaaatctggcgctagttagccgatgctaccaacagctttttcaatagtggtgcttcggcatcgggctagccatgcaaataaatcactgtgtTACACACTGAGCCTCATTCATCCCTGTTAGATCTTATTCTTACCAATAAGTCTAATAATTATATGCATAGTTGTGTATTCCTAATGGATTTCAGTGATCATTGTCCTGTGGGCTGCATTagagatgagagaagaaaaagatcAGGGCCTCTGTATGTTAATAAGAGATCTTTTAAAAGATTTGAAGAGCAGGCATTTTTACATGATCTACATGCCAGTGACCTAACTTCTTTAAATCTTATTCCAGATGCTGAACTTGCATTGGAATACTTCCAGACTATTTTTAACAGCTTAGCAGATAAACATGCCCCTTTTAAGAGATTTAGGATAAAAAATAGATGCAACCCTTGGTTTAGCCATGATCTAGGTGAGATTATTTTTCAAAGAAACAAAGCTTGGGCAAAATCCACTGGTAGTGATGGAGATTGCCAAACTTTCAGACATTTTAGAAATACATGCACTTACTTGGTGAAAAGGGCTAAATCTACCTATTATTTGAACAATCTGTCTGACTGTGGTAGCAATCCAGCGAAATTCTGGAAAGTGATTAAGTCACTTAAAGGTGTTTCTTCCACCACTCTTCCTCAACAAATTATGTTGGATTCTAAAGTGATCAATGAGAAAATGGAGAAATGTGGTACTCTATTTGATCAATTGAATAATGTGGATATGTCACCAGTCCATTTCAGTGTCACTAGTCCTGAAGAAAAGAGgattttattttcaaataggCCTAATAACCCTTCCTTCTCATTTAGACCAGTAAACCAATCTGTTCTCTAATTCGTTCCTTTTTGTCATCATATTCTCCTTATCAATCTGGGCTGTAGTAAATGATATAGCTATTGTTGTTAACAGTAGGAAACATTGTGCATCTTTGTTTATTGACTTGTCAAAGGCTTTTGACACTGTTAATCACAGGTTACTTCTTGAAAAACTAAAAACTAACCTCTTTTGGTCTAGATAAAGTTTCCTTTAAATGGTTTCAAGACTACCTCTctaatagaacacagtgggtaGATGTGACAGGATCAACCTCAGAGCCATTGAGACTAAATAATGGTCTTCCACAGGGCTCAATTTTGGGGCCACTGTTGTTTACATTGTATATCAATGACATCTGTActtcaatagaaaattgtaaagtgcatttctatgcagatgacacaatcCTTTATGCCTATGCACCATCTGTAGAGCAAGCAGTGTCATAGCTTCAATGTGCATTTGATTGTGTGCAGAAATCCTTGAAAGATCTTAAACTGGTTCTGAATGAAGCAAAAACTAAATGTATAATCTTTACTAGATCAAGAAAGTGTGACCTTGATGTCTATAACATGTTCCCTAAATGGAACACAAATTGAGCAAGTTTCTCAATACAAATATCTGGGCATTTGGCTAGATAACAAACTATCATTTAGAACACATGTGCTTGATCTCACCAAAAAGGTAAAAGGTAAATTAGGTGCACTTTACAGGATTAGGTCTTGCTTCTCTTTAGAGAGCAATGACCATTATTCAAGCAACGATATAATGTCAGTCCTAGACTATGGTGACattgtgtatatgcatgcagcCCCTTCCACTCTGAAATCACTTGATGCAGTTTACCACAGTTCACTATGTTTTATAACTGTAGATGGGTTTATAACTCATCACTGTAAATTATACCAAAATGTAGGCTGGTCTTCCCTCTATGATAGGATATTCTCTTCTGAACATGAAATCAATCTGCCACAATACACGCTCACAGGGTTTTATATCTCTTCAAACTCCTCAAATTAAATCTGAATTTGGTAAATTAGCCTGTTACATTTTTTGCATCTAGTAAATGGAACAAAGTGCAAGAATTATTCAAATTAGATAGGTTTGTGTCACTAGACCAATTCAAGGGtatgattgatgatatggctGTTGTACAATGTTCTTGCTTTGACTAATATTTAGACcttttatatcattattatttatacatacatattccccttcttcttttctttctatttattattattattattattattattattattattactaattattaataataataattattattattatttttatttattttattttttaattattatgatcattatcattattattattattattatttgccttttgtatctttttattgttcttgttttgttattttgattattgttgttgtatgttttgtaactcagggcattgctgtaaaagagcttgatgctcagtcaatttctccctgaataaaaaacggttgattgatgatgatgatatcgAAGACAACTCAACATTAATGAAAAAACACTGACAACATCCCATAGACAGAGGCCCTGGAAAAGCAGTTGAGGGGGCCTAATATGGTTAGAAGTGAGCTGACAGCCTCCCATAGCACTTAATGACCAACATTATTATTATGGTGAGGGCCTAATATTATCATCATTCATAGGACCTAAATTTTCCAGTAGCGCGACTGTCCATAGGCAGCAATCCATCTCACCCTGCCACTCACCCATCATCCTCAGTGTCTGGCGATGCCCGCGGTCTCTGTGAGTCTGTTTCCGTAGGAATAGCCTCCGGGCGATGAGGCCATAGAGCAACGAGAGCAGGCCGAGTGGCACCAGGAAGTAGAGGTTGGACAACCACAGCATGGCGGCCAGCAGACCCGAGGTGAGTGCGTACTGCGTGCAGCGGCACTCGGTCAGGCCGCCCTCCAGCCCACCCACGTCCAGACGCTCCACGCCCACCAGGGCCAGCACGGGGGCAGCACTCAGGAAGGCCACCACCCACAGGGCAGCCAGCAGCACGCGCACACGGCCCCGTGTGACCAGGAGGCGTGCACGCAGCGGGAAGCAGACGGCCAGGTAACGCTCAGCCCCGAGAGCTGTCATGTGCAGGATGGAGGAAAAGGTGCAGCACTCGCTGGCGAACATCGACAGCTTGCACACGGCCTCGCCTAGCAACCACGGCCGGTAGCGCCACAGCTGGGGGTTAAGTGGGGGTGGGTGgtaggtggtggaggagaggtTGTTAGTTTGGTCAATAAGTTCAAgcatccccaaacacacatatacacaaagaaaatggacaGGTTTTACAAGTGGACACTCATAGGTTTACatcaggagcacacacacacacaattcagggTTCCCACCCATTTTCAATGACAACATTTTAAAACGATTCATTTCAAAGAACTCCATTACATTTCTAGGATTTTCATGAATGTGGGAACCCTGACAACTCATATCGATAacagatactgtatgtatagACAGAAATATAAAGAtgcacactcaaatacacatgcTTTCAGATGCCAAAAGAAaatatagagacacacacactgaggcatAAGAGGAACAATGACCATGATATATCCCATGCTCTTAGTCCCCATATGCATTGCAAAACACCCAgggacacagatacacaaagaaaCCTACAAATACATGCTGTACAATCCACCACATATGCCAATATGCACATTAGGGTGGTCCTTATCAagtccaatttgttttttttgcaaaatgttAGCatcttaaagcgatggttcagagtaatttcaccctagggtcctttgcaccatgaccccgagccaaacacccacccagaacgtgttttcccttggtcaaaccctggtcgagtagcgctgtcagaaactaatgactggcaggaagcgattacatcaatgttttttggtatatcccagtttttaatatttgtttacaacttagtgttaactaataattgttgcaaactggtactacgaacaaaatattagtgcattcctggatctacatccttatgcatgcttcctgccaggacttttacgggcttttcccaaatcactgAAGAaacggtatagtagcagatagtattatccatcaggcaagtgttatttaaataaactcctggtgtacttacaaacttttcaatgcctcgttttatgaataaagaacatagttgtactactattagaagtttcgtaccattcagggcattattagtggggtaatttacaagATAAAAGTAGGTTCCATTAcgcctgcagaaagtcattagTTTCTAACAGCACTACttgaccagggttcgaccaagggaaaactgTTCCTTTTAACTTCAAAATTATAAATATGCaaacattttgacaaaaattatatttagaGGTAGCTCAATCATGTGGAAGATTGCCTACGTTAAGCTGTGCAGCGTTATTGTGATAAGTAATATTACAAGTTGTTGCAAATGAACTACATTTTATTGAAATCAGAGAAACACTGACAtgacaacaatgacaacaatctcaaaaaaagcacaaacaatcaaacaattTTCAGCAATCCCTCATTTCTGATGCTCAGCAGCCAGTGTTGACATTTTGCAGTCTGGATAGATCCGTCAGTGATCTTCCATTCTTCCATTCTAAGATGGCAGTTTTGATCCAACTAATTTTGGTATGGTAGAACCAACCAAATAAACTTCACTTTTTGTTTTTGCCATGATTTTGCTCTTGGtacacaacacaactgcaagcaAAGCTGAGCAAGGGATGGTGAAGGTGCCTTTTCCTTATTCAGTTTTGTGGCACATATTTGGGGTTCCGTGGATACAATTGTTTGAATGTTTTCATGAAGACCAAAAAATGTGCTCTAAACCCAAACAATCAATCATCAATAGAAATATTTATTGATTCCACCAGGAAAGGTAAATCTGCTAAACCGGGTCATGAATGGATTAATTTGGATTTAGTAAACTGAGATGTATCTAAAATATGTATCTAAAATACATATTCAGGAATATATGGTGCATTAGATGCTTTTATGGAGATTGTTTTGGATTTTTACTAGCCAGTTACAATACCAATTCAAATGATCTGTTTTTATGAAAATCACCAACATCTCAAAGTTTAAAGCTATTGAGCTACCAGTAATTATTATGTTACTGCCATAAAAATTGGCATGCTGTATTTTCTTATATAAAGGAACAATTTAAAGGGTTAAGAGGATGACAATTGGAGACTTTAAAAATAAGGACCACCCTAATGCACATGTCATAAGACCTACCTTGTACAAGTCCAGTGGCATGAGCAGGAGAATGAGGATGTCTGACACAGCCATGCTGCTCAGATACAGGTACGTGGTGCTCCTCATCTGCGGGCAGCGCCAGACCACCAGGATGGTAAGTGCGTTACCCACGAGGCCAAGCAGCAACAGTGGAATGCACAGCGTTGTCACAACGACCAGCTCCAGGTCGCTGAAGAGCGACTGGCTTGGACTCCAATCCTCCCAGTAGTCCCAGCCAGAGGCGTTCCAGCAGTCCTCACAGCCCGAGCCTGCGCCAGAGCCACTACCCTCTAGCACCACATCCATGctacagggagagagggagaaacacgtacaaaagaaaacacaatgaATGCAGAATGCTATCTGAATGATATGAACACACATATGAATGGAGAGAACAAGGAATATGAGTGAGCAAAAGAGTTCAGAGAAGAGATGAAGGCTAAAAGGAGTGGTATTTCGATGTTAGGGTGGAAAAACTGAAGTAAGTGACAAATATGATTAATGAAAGATGGACGCTAGATGGGAGAATACATGAAAAGTAAACAATAGTGAGCAAATATCCAGTGAAGGATGGGAAATACCAGACAGGTGACTATGaggagaaaagacaaaaaagaaaaacatataataaaaaaaaaaataaagaggaCCCAAGAGACTTGAGACAGGGCTTGAATCATAATCTGGTCTGTCATGTTCCAAAGACACACACCAGTCCCCCTCCATCCAGCCTCAAACTCTCAAGAGCCCCTTAATGaagatagtatgtgtgtgtgtatgttcatgttaATGTGGGTGAATGACGCTAATGAGAGTTAAGGTAAGTGGGTGTCAATGCGAATTGACCCTAAGCCGGATAGTTGAGAGGAAGCGATCAATTACAGCTCAATATCACAGAGCACAGACAATGCATACAGCCTTGTTCTTTAATCTGACTACACCTGGCAAGACCACTGACATACAAGTGCACAAAGAACTGCATGCATTTCACCATTTAACCCAACAGAAACatatttttgtcatttaaataaaactaaaatctGAATATTTAGCAGCCTCCAATGACACCTCATAATTTACAAATAAGATACAGAATTTGTGTATCAATTGTCAGAATAATtctgaaaatattattatgaaTCAGTGACAGATCATACACTAATGAAAACTTTAGACCTGTTCACATAAAGAAACGCATCTATTGAGTAAACATGAAAGGAGTATTAGACGAGCTGTGCTCTTACCGTTCAGCAGAGGGTTGTCTTTCTCACTCACCACCTCAGAGCGCCTCACTGAGAAGACagggtgagtgtttgtgtgtgaggtacAGTAGGGGGTGACCAGGAGAGGCGTTCCTCCTGGTCATTGTATGAGCGTGAGTCCACGGCCTTGGTCTTGATATGAAGTGATAGCATCATGTCTTCAATAAAACTATACTATTATTGATTTAttatgaccccccacacacacacacacacacacacagcagaagaaaacacacaaatacacacacacactcacattataTGGCatgagttgcaagagtaggggatgaaGTAAAATGGATGGAGATAAATTGACAAGCATGATTTATTTCcgcagagagaatgtgcaggactgagcggcggtcacaATTTTCACCGCTATGTGCTATGTACCATTATACCGCTATGTTTTTACATGAAATACTTTCACGTTTTTGACCTTAATATAACAGCTTTTTGATGGCAAACTGACTTGCTAACTGgctaaattaaaaatgtaataataGGGACTCAGGCCTTCAGCAGCCATACCCTACCTGATTTATGgagaaccagccttgcaactttgTACTCCCCCGACCCTGAGAatcacaaattgctttactgtgCAACAGCCTACTATTTGGGCTTGTAAATGAATCCACATGTACAGTGTCCAGGGTGAAGGGTGCAAGCCGTAAGGAGTATTTACAACAGTTATGCAAAATACATAGTCTGCAACTGTATAGGGGGATCCcagtagcaaaaaaaaaaaaaaaaaatacgaaACTGCATTGGATGCCTTTAAGGTCATTTAATAATTAAATACCAtttacaaatacatacatacatacataaatacacacacagagcaaacacACTAATGTGTATTTACTATTACAAGGCTACCACAAGGACGTGAGGTCAAGCCTCCCACTGTCTTTGTTGCTGGTAAAGGTCAAAGGTTGCACGTGCAGGGCGGGGCTTTGGTCGGGGCCGTGGCAAAGGCACTTGGTTGCCTGGCAACAGAGGAGATTCGCGTAGCAACTCTCCTGGGCTGTAGAACGCAAGCAGGTCAGGAGCCTCTGATGGTGTTTGTGGAAGCTACCAAACATAGCAAACACAGTCATTTCAAGAAAACATCCCCTGCTTATATAGATCCATCTTCTTTTCAATAGGTGTAGTTTACCAACCTTGTTGC
It encodes:
- the LOC125289907 gene encoding LOW QUALITY PROTEIN: growth hormone secretagogue receptor type 1-like (The sequence of the model RefSeq protein was modified relative to this genomic sequence to represent the inferred CDS: deleted 1 base in 1 codon), with the translated sequence MLSLHIKTKAVDSRSYNDQEERLSCMDVVLEGSGSGAGSGCEDCWNASGWDYWEDWSPSQSLFSDLELVVVTTLCIPLLLLGLVGNALTILVVWRCPQMRSTTYLYLSSMAVSDILILLLMPLDLYKLWRYRPWLLGEAVCKLSMFASECCTFSSILHMTALGAERYLAVCFPLRARLLVTRGRVRVLLAALWVVAFLSAAPVLALVGVERLDVGGLEGGLTECRCTQYALTSGLLAAMLWLSNLYFLVPLGLLSLLYGLIARRLFLRKQTHRDRGHRQTLRMMVVIVVAFVLCWLPFHVGRTLFSVSADSSPELYTVSQYLNLVSFVLFYLSAAINPLLYNTMSTRYRACVRSLLTLANSPPQRSATGSIEVSSLPNTHTPALISEEEGDVLKQKIQL